Proteins from one Natrinema salinisoli genomic window:
- a CDS encoding metal-dependent hydrolase: MFIGHGLLAFAVAAFVADWRGWETRRALLVGALAGVFATIPDVDVAYALVGLLEWQAADGAVGAPAAFWDASRGVHRSVTHSLVVGAVAAPAFGLLAARSSSDRVHSGRARVAHTAGSALLVALVVIALAWGGPIAALVTGLFVASGLLVARAVARVSTFSPPTVAVAALWGLWSHPWGDLVTGSPPDWFFPFPSPILESRLVLSADPTLHLLGAFAIELATIWLALAVICRLTDRSILATVDRRAAVSVAYGVAPLAAAPPTLAVSYHFVFSILGLGVLCGVVRDTPSLIRPRAIDRGLPSTDGVLEVVLTALAAVTVALVSYVTVYVSVVGPA; the protein is encoded by the coding sequence GTGTTCATCGGCCATGGTCTCCTCGCGTTTGCCGTTGCGGCGTTCGTCGCCGACTGGCGAGGCTGGGAGACCCGACGGGCCCTCCTCGTCGGTGCGCTGGCCGGTGTGTTCGCGACGATTCCGGACGTCGACGTCGCGTACGCGCTCGTGGGCCTCCTCGAGTGGCAAGCGGCGGACGGTGCGGTCGGTGCGCCGGCGGCCTTCTGGGACGCGAGCCGGGGCGTCCACCGCTCGGTCACCCACTCGCTGGTCGTCGGTGCGGTCGCCGCACCGGCGTTCGGCCTGCTCGCCGCCCGCAGCAGTTCCGATCGCGTCCACTCCGGTCGTGCTCGAGTCGCTCACACCGCCGGGTCGGCGCTCCTCGTCGCTCTCGTCGTGATCGCGCTCGCCTGGGGCGGCCCGATCGCCGCGCTCGTCACGGGCTTGTTCGTCGCGAGCGGCCTGCTCGTCGCCCGCGCGGTCGCTCGCGTTTCGACGTTCTCGCCGCCGACGGTCGCCGTCGCCGCGCTCTGGGGACTCTGGTCACACCCGTGGGGCGACCTCGTCACCGGCTCGCCGCCGGACTGGTTTTTCCCCTTCCCCTCCCCCATCCTCGAGTCCCGGCTCGTCCTCAGTGCCGATCCGACACTGCACCTGCTCGGCGCGTTCGCGATCGAACTCGCCACCATCTGGCTCGCCCTGGCGGTAATATGTCGCCTCACCGATCGTTCGATCCTCGCGACCGTCGACCGTCGGGCCGCGGTCAGCGTCGCGTACGGCGTCGCCCCGCTCGCAGCAGCGCCGCCGACCCTCGCGGTGTCCTACCATTTCGTCTTCTCGATCCTCGGCCTCGGCGTCCTCTGTGGCGTCGTTCGGGATACGCCGTCGCTGATCCGTCCCCGCGCGATCGATCGCGGCCTGCCCTCGACCGACGGCGTTCTCGAGGTGGTACTGACGGCGCTGGCGGCTGTGACCGTCGCGCTCGTCTCCTACGTCACGGTCTACGTCTCCGTCGTCGGTCCGGCGTGA
- a CDS encoding dodecin gives MVFKKITLIGTSPESFDAAADDAIDRAEATLQNVHWIEVDELGVEIASADDREYQAEVTVAFELEE, from the coding sequence ATGGTATTCAAAAAAATCACGCTCATCGGCACCAGCCCCGAGAGCTTCGACGCCGCAGCCGACGACGCCATCGACCGCGCGGAAGCGACCCTGCAGAACGTCCACTGGATCGAAGTCGACGAACTGGGCGTCGAAATCGCCAGCGCCGACGACCGCGAGTACCAGGCCGAGGTCACCGTCGCGTTCGAACTCGAGGAGTAA
- a CDS encoding HesB/IscA family protein, protein MSTDSMDGGDADTRPKIEVTEDAAEQALSLLEGEDLDVTEAGLRLFVQQGGCAGLSYGMRFDDAPDEDDTIYEHHELRVFVDPASLKYIEGSVLDYEDGLQAEGFHVDNPNVVSECGCGESFRT, encoded by the coding sequence ATGAGCACGGACAGTATGGACGGCGGGGACGCGGACACGCGGCCGAAGATCGAAGTAACCGAAGACGCTGCCGAGCAGGCTCTCTCCCTGCTCGAGGGCGAGGACCTCGACGTGACGGAAGCCGGCCTTCGGCTGTTCGTCCAGCAGGGCGGTTGTGCGGGCCTCTCCTACGGGATGCGTTTCGACGACGCGCCGGACGAGGACGACACGATCTACGAGCACCACGAGCTCCGCGTGTTCGTCGACCCGGCGAGCCTGAAGTACATCGAGGGGAGCGTCCTCGACTACGAGGACGGCCTCCAGGCCGAGGGGTTCCACGTGGACAACCCCAACGTCGTCAGCGAGTGTGGCTGCGGCGAGTCGTTCCGGACGTAA
- the hisD gene encoding histidinol dehydrogenase, with protein sequence MTMDVAAVADLGPDDRAAFFERDAGIESVRGDVEEIVERVRKEGDVAVREFTSDFDGVEVGNIEITDECERAYDEIDDETRDAIETAAANVREFHEAQLPEDWQREFDTGRELGRRFRPLERVGVYVPGGSAAYPSSAIMGVVPAVVAGVDHVSVVTPPADDPSPVTLAAIHAAGADAVFSVGGAQAIAGLAYGTETITRVQKIVGPGNKWVTAAKAIVRGDVEIDFLAGPSEVVVIADETADPEIVAAELVAQAEHDPNASVVAVTDDEATADAVAAAVDEQAGKREREDVIRAALENDASGVLRARSMSEAILFTEEYAPEHLSIVAEDDDSLLARIDSAGSVFLGSNTPVAAGDYASGTNHVLPTNGGARVTGGLSVETFLRSTTVQRLSRHGLAELGETITTLAEAEGLEAHAESVRIRLADDEGER encoded by the coding sequence ATGACAATGGATGTAGCTGCGGTCGCGGACCTCGGACCGGACGACCGCGCGGCCTTCTTCGAGCGCGACGCCGGGATCGAGTCCGTCAGGGGAGACGTCGAAGAGATCGTCGAGCGAGTGCGCAAGGAGGGAGACGTCGCCGTCCGGGAGTTCACGAGCGACTTTGACGGCGTCGAGGTCGGAAACATCGAGATCACCGACGAGTGCGAGCGCGCGTACGACGAAATCGACGACGAAACCCGGGACGCGATCGAGACGGCTGCGGCGAACGTTCGCGAGTTCCACGAGGCCCAGCTCCCCGAGGACTGGCAGCGGGAGTTCGATACCGGCCGAGAGCTCGGTCGGCGCTTCCGACCGCTCGAGCGCGTCGGCGTCTACGTCCCCGGCGGCTCGGCGGCGTATCCCTCGAGCGCGATCATGGGGGTCGTGCCGGCGGTCGTCGCGGGCGTCGACCACGTCTCGGTCGTCACCCCGCCGGCCGACGACCCGAGCCCGGTGACCCTGGCGGCGATTCACGCCGCGGGGGCGGACGCGGTCTTCAGCGTCGGTGGCGCACAGGCGATCGCCGGGCTCGCCTATGGAACGGAGACGATCACGCGGGTACAGAAGATCGTCGGGCCCGGAAACAAGTGGGTGACGGCGGCCAAGGCCATCGTTCGGGGAGACGTCGAGATCGACTTTCTCGCGGGGCCGAGCGAAGTGGTCGTGATCGCCGACGAAACCGCCGATCCCGAGATCGTCGCCGCGGAGCTGGTCGCACAGGCCGAACACGATCCCAACGCCTCGGTCGTGGCCGTTACCGACGACGAGGCCACCGCCGACGCGGTGGCTGCGGCCGTCGACGAACAGGCTGGCAAACGCGAGCGAGAAGACGTGATCAGAGCGGCGTTAGAGAACGACGCGAGCGGCGTCCTCCGCGCCCGATCGATGAGCGAGGCGATCCTCTTCACCGAGGAGTACGCCCCCGAGCACCTCTCGATCGTCGCCGAGGACGACGACTCCCTCCTCGCACGCATCGACAGCGCGGGCAGCGTCTTCCTCGGGTCGAACACCCCAGTCGCGGCCGGCGACTACGCCAGCGGTACCAACCACGTACTGCCGACCAACGGCGGCGCTCGCGTCACCGGCGGTCTCTCCGTCGAAACGTTCCTTCGATCGACGACGGTGCAGCGACTCTCGAGACACGGCCTCGCCGAGCTGGGCGAGACGATCACCACGCTCGCGGAGGCCGAAGGGCTCGAGGCCCACGCTGAGAGCGTCCGGATTCGACTCGCAGACGACGAGGGCGAACGGTAG
- a CDS encoding ABC transporter permease — protein MSTPSVDRHGGSFASDVWVTFVRWTIKSVRNPFVLVVSLVQPIIFLVLFTQVFGGVATSALEGITYETYLVPAIVIQVALVAAATSGIGLVNDIENGMFEKTLVSPMNRSAVFLGKTLAEVVRIVAQVVIVLGLGVLLGAEVATGIVGAVGIVGICVLFSVWFTAFSNVLAVVTRDEESTIIGANLLQLPLLFVSSAFLPLPALPGWIRTVATFNPITYGVDAARAVMLGEDTMTVVEVTRFDGMWNTLVPALVVLLVLAVLFGSVAVYAIGRAASADVR, from the coding sequence ATGAGTACGCCCAGCGTCGACCGCCACGGGGGAAGTTTCGCGAGCGACGTGTGGGTGACGTTCGTCCGGTGGACGATCAAGTCGGTTCGGAACCCCTTCGTGCTCGTCGTCTCGCTCGTCCAGCCGATCATCTTCCTCGTGTTGTTCACCCAGGTGTTCGGCGGCGTCGCGACGAGCGCGCTCGAGGGGATCACCTACGAGACGTACCTCGTCCCGGCGATCGTGATCCAGGTGGCGCTGGTGGCGGCCGCGACGTCGGGCATCGGGCTGGTCAACGACATCGAGAACGGCATGTTCGAGAAGACGCTCGTGAGTCCGATGAACCGTAGCGCCGTCTTTTTGGGCAAGACGCTGGCCGAGGTCGTCCGAATCGTTGCCCAGGTTGTAATCGTGCTCGGACTAGGCGTCCTGCTCGGTGCCGAGGTCGCGACCGGGATCGTCGGTGCGGTCGGAATCGTCGGCATTTGCGTCCTGTTCTCGGTCTGGTTCACCGCGTTCTCGAACGTCCTGGCCGTGGTAACCCGCGACGAGGAGTCGACGATCATCGGGGCGAACCTGCTCCAGCTCCCCTTGCTGTTCGTCTCGAGTGCCTTCCTCCCGCTCCCGGCGCTACCGGGGTGGATCCGGACGGTCGCGACGTTCAATCCGATCACCTACGGCGTCGACGCCGCCCGCGCGGTGATGCTCGGCGAGGACACCATGACGGTCGTCGAGGTCACTCGCTTCGATGGGATGTGGAACACGCTCGTTCCGGCACTGGTCGTCCTGCTGGTGCTCGCGGTACTCTTCGGCTCGGTTGCCGTCTACGCGATCGGACGCGCTGCCAGTGCGGACGTGCGGTGA
- a CDS encoding ABC transporter ATP-binding protein translates to MTDYAIEARDVAVTYADGTEAVRDVDLLVERGEFFGFLGPNGAGKTTMIKTLVTLLRPTAGSVTVNGFDAVAEPRSVRATVGYMAQETSVDPELTARENLRFACDAYGVPRAERGGRIDELLELVELTEVANKVADDFSGGMKKRLDAATALVHRPPLVFLDEPTTGLDPAARNRLWAYFRRINDEGTTVFLTTQYLEEADQLCDRLAVIQNGSVVADGTPDALKRRVGGEVLAVELADGDESDRAVSIARGEGVFADGATIEPTANGLTVTARDARTRGTDLLVALRDAGIGVVGFDVRAPTLDDVFLAVTDEGADGEQASETGSSPTHATPSETVGDGGRDSSETEPSGEDGTTENGVDR, encoded by the coding sequence GTGACCGACTACGCTATCGAGGCCCGCGACGTGGCGGTGACGTACGCGGACGGAACCGAGGCCGTCCGTGACGTCGACCTCCTCGTGGAGCGGGGAGAGTTCTTCGGCTTCCTGGGGCCGAACGGGGCGGGGAAGACGACGATGATCAAGACGCTCGTGACGTTACTGCGACCGACCGCCGGCTCGGTGACGGTGAACGGCTTCGACGCCGTCGCGGAGCCGCGGAGCGTGCGGGCCACGGTCGGATACATGGCACAGGAGACGAGCGTCGATCCGGAGCTGACGGCTCGAGAAAACCTCCGGTTCGCCTGCGACGCATACGGAGTTCCGCGGGCCGAGCGGGGCGGCCGGATCGACGAGTTGCTCGAGCTCGTCGAGTTGACGGAGGTCGCGAACAAGGTGGCCGACGACTTCTCCGGCGGGATGAAAAAGCGCCTCGACGCGGCGACCGCGCTGGTTCACCGGCCGCCGCTGGTGTTTCTCGACGAGCCGACGACCGGGCTCGATCCGGCGGCACGAAACCGGCTCTGGGCGTACTTCCGGCGGATCAACGACGAGGGAACGACGGTCTTCTTGACGACGCAGTACCTGGAAGAGGCGGACCAGCTGTGCGACCGATTGGCAGTCATTCAGAACGGGTCGGTCGTCGCGGACGGGACGCCGGACGCGCTGAAGCGTCGCGTCGGGGGAGAGGTTCTCGCCGTCGAACTGGCCGACGGCGACGAAAGCGACCGCGCAGTCTCGATCGCACGCGGGGAAGGCGTGTTCGCCGACGGTGCGACGATAGAACCGACCGCGAACGGACTCACGGTGACCGCGCGCGACGCGCGGACGCGCGGGACGGATCTGTTGGTCGCCCTTCGCGACGCCGGAATCGGCGTCGTGGGATTCGACGTCCGGGCACCGACGCTCGACGACGTGTTCCTCGCGGTGACCGACGAGGGGGCCGACGGCGAGCAGGCGAGCGAAACCGGATCGTCTCCGACCCACGCTACCCCGTCCGAGACGGTCGGGGATGGCGGCCGGGACTCGAGCGAGACGGAACCCAGTGGCGAGGACGGAACTACCGAAAACGGGGTCGACCGATGA